The genome window ACGGGACTCACTTGTTCTGCGGGTGTTGCCCAAAATAAATTCTTAGCAAAAATGGCTTCGGAAAAAAATAAACCTAACGGGTTATATGTGGTTCTTCCTGGCGATGAAGAAAAATTTTTAGATGAAATCCCTCTTTATAGTTTTTTTGGAATCGGGAAAAAAACTTATGAACGTCTTTCGCAATTAGGATATACAAAAGGATCAGAATTACGAAAAGCGGAAGAGTCTTTTTTAGTTGGGGAATTTGGAAAAATGGGGGCTGTGTTTTATCGGATGGCAAGGGGGCTTGATGACCGAGAAGTCATTCCTTTTCGCGATCCTAAATCGATTGGTGTCGAAACAACCTTTTCCCATGATTCGGAAGATTTTGCTTATTTGTTACTCACTTTAGAGAATTTATCTAAAGAATTAGAATTGCGGATGGGTCGGAAAAATAAACAAGGAAAAACGCTGACCTTAAAAATCAAATTTGAAGATTTTACTGTGAAACAAAAATCTATTTCATCCGAATCTGTTTTCTACTTGGCAGACAACCTTTTCCAACAATCCTCGAATCTGTTAGCAAATGTTTGGAAGGAAAACACAGAACCAATGAAGAAAATAAGACTTTTAGGAATTTCTGTGACCAACTTTTCTTCCGATTCAAAAAATGAGGACCAACCTTCACTCTTCGGTTAAACTATGTTAGATAATGAAAACGATTTAGAATCTCTCGGACCTTTACAAGTGCTTCGAGTCAAAGGAGATCCAGATGCACCAACGGTTGTCATGTTTCATGGTTATGGTGCCAGCGCTTTTGATTTATATCCCATCCACGAAGTGTTAGTGACTGATCAAAAGTTCAATTGGGTTTTCCCTCATGGACATTTGAGTGTACCTCTGATGCCTGGTTATTCAGGTCGGGCTTGGTTTCCCATTGATATGGCCGCTTTGGAAGAGGCAATCCGCAAAAATGATTTTAGAAATTTTGCCGATAAAGACCCAGAAGGGATGGACGTCGCAAGAGAAGCCGCTTATTTAATGTTAGATGCTCTTGGCATTCCTTGGAACCAACTGATTTTAGGTGGCTTTTCACAAGGTGCTATGCTTGCAACAGACTTAACTCTTAGAAAAGAAGAAGTCTCCAAAGGTCTGATGATCCTTTCAGGTGCACTTGTCAATGAATCACTCTGGAAAGAATTGGCCCCTAAAAAATCGATTTTACGTTTTTTTCAATCTCATGGAGAATTTGACCCTATTCTTGGTTATGCGAATGCCAAAAGACTAGAAAAGTTACTTCGTAATTCAGGTTTGCTAGGTGAATTCATTGCTTTTAACGGTGGACATGAGATTCCCGCACCGGTGATCCAAGGAATTAGCCGTTATTTGAATAGTTTGTCATAAAAATTCTAGTTCGCAAATTGGTTTGGGTCTGTCTAAGTTAACGGGTGGTCATTATGAAACAGTTTCTTTTTACATTTCTTTGTATTGGATTATGGCAAGGGGCTTTCGCCCAAGGTTTTGACCATAAACATTCTGTTTGGGATTCCATCCTAAAAAAAAATGTGAAGAACGGACTTGTTTCCTATAAAGGTATTCAGTCGGAAGAGGGTTCCTTTAAACAATATTTAGAATCTCTTTCAAAGGTGACTGAGGCTCAATACCAAGGTTTCAACGAAAAAGAAAAAATTAGTTTTTTAATCAACGCATACAATGCCTTCACTGTGAAATTGATTTTAGACCATTACCCCGTTGAGAGTATCACAGAAATTGGCTCTCCATTTTCCAAAATTAATTTAGCCCGTGGGATCCCTTGGAAAAAAGAATTTTATACTCTCCTTGGAAAATCTAGACATTTGGATTGGATTGAACATGAAAAATTAAGAAAGGATTTTAATGAACCAAGGATTCACTTTGCGATTGTTTGTGCCTCCATTGGTTGTCCTTATTTAGTTTCAGAAGCCTACACCCCTAATTCATTAGAAAAACAACTTCAGTCTGCCAAACTCGGATTCTTAAAAAATCCAAAAAAGAATTTTTATGATAAAACAACGAACACTCTGTACTTAAGTAAAATTTTTAACTGGTTCCAAACTGATTTTACCAAAAAAACAACTCTCATTCAATATGTGCAGGAAGGTTTTGAGGAAACAATCAAACCAGATGCCAAAATTGTTTATAATGAATACAGTTGGGATTTAAACGAATTAAAATAGGAATACAAAGTATCCAATACACATAAAATAAAAGACAAAGAGGTTTATCATTCCGGGACTAGGGGCTCGGGGAAAAGCAGTCTGCACCATTTCGAAAATAATTAAAAACCAATTTATGGGGAATGATCATGCTATTGTCTGATTTAGGATGGAATTCTTTTTTTGAACTGAGTTTTGATCAATATAAAAATTTAGGTCTGTCGGCGATGCGTATCGTTCGAGAGAACAGAGAAAAATATATTGCTTGTGGTGAACTTGGAGAATTCAACTGTGAAGTTTCAGGAAAATTCCGATTTAATACCGAAAGTAAAAGTGAATTTCCAACAGTCGGTGATTGGGTAGTAACTTCAGTAATTCCTAATGAAAAGAAAGCAATCATTCACGCACTTTTACCTAGAAAGAGTGTTTTCAGTCGAAAAGTCCCTGGCCAGATGACTGATGAACAAGTCATTGCAGCTAACATCGACATCGTATTCATCATTACCGGCTTAGATTTAAATTATAATTTACGACGTATCGAAAGGTTTTTATCAATCGCATGGGAAAGCAAAGCCTTACCTGTGGTTTTGTTAAATAAAGCCGACCTTTGTCCTGAGGCTGAATTGCGAAAAATCGAAGTGGAATCAATTGCGATCGGAGTTGATGTGCATACACTCAGTGCAACTCAAAATACTGGAATTGCTATTTTGAATCAATACATCCAAAGAGGGAAAACCATCGCTTTTCTTGGTTCATCTGGAGTTGGAAAATCTACGATCATCAACACTCTTCTTGGGATGGAACATCTTAAAGTAAACGAAGTAAGTGAATTAGGAAGTCGAGGTCGACATACAACAACTTATCGTGAATTAATTTTACTCCCAAGTGGCGGTATGGTCATTGATACTCCTGGGATGCGAGAATTACAAGTTTGGGGTGACGAAGAAGGATTGAAGTCTGTTTTTGATGATATTGAAAACTTAAGTTTAAACTGTCGTTATCGCAATTGCAGTCATGAAAACGAACCTGGTTGTGCTGTACAAAAAGCGATAAGTGAAAATTCTCTTGATCCGAAACGATTGGAAAGTTTTTTAAAATTGAAGAAAGAGTATAAATATTTAGAAGACAGGCAAACCATGAAAGCAAGTGCAATTGAAAAAGCAAATTGGAAATCCATTAGTAAACTTGCGAAAAACATTAAAAAAAACGGAAGGTAAATTGGTTTTATGAAACTAACTCAAATTCGTAAGTGATTTTTGCTGTTTTTTCTAATGTTTTGGCAACAGAACAGTATTTTTCTAAACTAAGATCAATCGCACGTTTTACCTGTTCTTCTTTAAAATCACCTTTTACTTTAAACTTCAAATGGATGTTTTTAAAAAGATTGGTTTCTTCGACTTTTTCCCTTTCGGCATCTACTTCTACAGAATAGTCTTTCACTTCGATTCTGTGTTTGTTTAGAATCATCAAAACATCAATACTACTACAACCGGCAAGCCCCATAATCAAAAGTTCCATAGGTCTTGGACCAGAATTTTTTCCACCTATTTCGGGAGAGGCATCGATACGAATGGAATTACCAGATTCATTCGTTGCTTCTAAAACATAAGGAGATTCAATGCGACTTAGTTTGATATTCATAAGTAGAAAATAGGCGGGTGGGAGAACCCGCCAAGTTTAAAATTTACTTATTCGGTTGTGGTGTGTAACGCAAATAAGGTTTGATGGTCCTAAATCCTTTAGGGAATTTTTTCTTCGCATCTTCATCAGAAACAGAAGGAACGATGATTGTGTCTTCTCCATCTTTCCAGTTTGCAGGAGTTGCTACGCTAAACTGAGAAGTGAGTTGTAAAGAATCAATCACACGCAAAAGTTCATCAAAGTTTCTTCCAGTGGATGCAGGATAAGTAAGAGTTAATTTTACTTTTTTGTCAGGTCCGACAACAAATACAGAACGAACAGTAGTGGTTTCACTTGCATTTGGATGAATCATATCATAAAGGTTTGATACTTTACGATCTGCATCAGCAATGATAGGGTAGTTTACTTTGGTTCCTTGTGTTTCGTTGATATCAGAGATCCAACCTTTGTGGCTGTCAACTGGGTCAACAGAAAGTGCGATCACTTTCACATTACGTTTTTCGAACTCTGGTTTAATTTTTGCCACGTATCCAAGTTCGGTTGTACAAACTGGAGTGTAGTCTTTCGGGTGAGAAAATAAAATCCCCCAACCTTGTCCTAAATATTCATGAAAGTCAATTTTGCCTTCAGAGGTTTCCGCTTGGAAATTCGGTGCTTCGTCGCCTAAACGTAGTGCCATGGTTTTTCTCCTGTAAGATGAGTGATTCCAATTCTAAAATTCACCTCTGAAAATGCAAGAAATTGTTATACTTTATTGGATGAAATTTCCATTTTATTGAAATATTTCGCAGATTTCCTACTTTTTTGTTCTCGTAAAAGCACCATCCCAGTCTGGTTCTGGGGGAGTTTCTAAGTAATATTGGCACCGTTCCCAAAGGAGTTTGCAGGCTTCGTCCCCATTTGTGGTGAGGAGTGTGTAGAATTTTTTGCCTGCCTCCTCAAACTTGCGGTTCAAATAAGAGAAAAGGGCAGTTTCGTAGGCTTCCACAAATTTATGGTCTTCTTCTGTTTCATCGCCTTTTTTGGCTCTGACTTCATAGAGAGTGACTGGTTTGGTTTTTCCCTTCACACGCACAATATCCAACTTTCTTGTGAAAAAATGGTCTTTGACTTCATCATGAACAAATTCAGAAACCAAAATACAAACTCCATAATCTTTTCCAGCTGCCTCTAACCGTGCCGCTAAGTTGACAGTATCACCCATCATTGTATAGGAAGCCAGGGCATCGGTTCCCATAAATCCAACTTTCGCATAACCCATGTTTAGTCCAATGCGGAACTTCATCGTATGAGCTTCGGGGATGTATTTATCCTTCTCTATCCACTCAGCCTTTAAGACCTCAAGTTTATCCCGCATTTCAACACTGGCAGAGACTGCTTTTAAACAATGGTTTTCCACATCCAGCGGTGCATTAAAAACTCCCACAATGGCATCCCCAATGTATTTATCCAATACTCCGTCATGGTGTTTCAGAATGATGGTCATGGCTGATAAGTATTCGTTGAGAAGATTGGCGAGTTCTTTTGAATTTAATTTTTCAGAAATGGTGCTAAATCCAGCAATATCAGAAAAGAATGCAGTGATGATTTTTTCACTTCCTTGTTTTAGTTTTTCTAAATCTTTGAGAGCTTCTCCGACCACCACCGGGTCCACCATACTTCCAAGAACTCCTCGCATTTTTTCACGTTCTTTTAATCCGGAAACCATCTGGTTTAGTGCAACTGTTAGGTTTCCAAATTCATCGTTTCCACCATCATCAAAATGGACATGAAGATTTCCATGACCCACATCTTCTGCACTTCGAATGATGTTTCGAATTTTTTGAACCACCACACCAGAAATAAAAATGGCGAAAAGAATTGCCACCAAACAGATAGTAATGGCAGTAAGTACAATTTGGTTTCTATTGTCTTTGATGGCTCGAATTCCATCGGTTCTATCGACAAGTGTTCGAATCAGCCCAGAAAAATTATCACGTAATACAAGATTGGGAACATTTTCCGATTCCAAAAGATGAGTCCCATCTAACTTCCACATGATCTCTTCTGATTCGCTACGGGAATGGCCAAAACTCCCATCGGGAAATAGTTTTTTTAATTCTTTAGTAGGGGTTTCTTGTTCGGCAGTGAGAATCCATTTGCGAATGGCTTTCCAACGATTCCTTTGGATTTCCCGAGCATCAGGATCTTGGTAATAACGTTCATATTCGGTGGGATCTGTTTTGAATTTCATCAAAACCCAATCTTCCAAGGTAACGTCTCGCAAACTTCGCAAAGCTTCGATTTTTTCCCAAGTTTCTAAGGGAATAGGATAGTTTGTGGTGACTTCATCAAAAATTTTATCTCTCTCTGTGATGAGTTCCTCGTAAGATTTATAAAAACTGGTAAAAAGTTTGTCCTTTGCCGGAGGGATCGGTGGTTTTGCATTTTTCAAAAATTGAATGCGATCTCTTAGTTTTGGGATGAGTTCTGACAGTTCGTTTGTGATTCGATAATCTTCTTTGATTACTTCTCTGTAATCTCCTAGGCTAGATTTAACACTACTTAGGTTAAAAGCTCTTTTGGTGGAGTTTTGATGGCGGAAAAGGGGAGAGTGGAGGGCTTGGATTTCTCTTTCTTCCCATTCATAGACATACTGTTTTTCGTTTTCATCGAGGGAAGAAATATCATCTGACAAACGTTGGAAGGATTCGACTAAACTTTCTTCCATCTGGTCAAACTGATCCATTTTGGCAAGGGGAGAAGTGTTGTCGATGATCTGTGTGTCAAAAGAAGCAAGGGATGTTTCCCCTTGGATCATGGCAGAAAGAGGGAAGGTTTGGATCCGAAAGAGTTTGGTATCTAGTCCCAGTTCTTCAAGTTTTCTTTTTTTAGAATCAGCATAGAACTTGGCTATAAAAAGGTCCAGTTGTGATTTATGGTTTCGAATTTCTTTTTTTAGATTTTTAACATTGGTTTCCCAATTTGTTTTTGCTTCTGGGTCTTCTGGTGGAGTTTGTTTTTGGATCTCCAAATACTTTTCTTCATTGCGCACATAAGAAGAAGCAAGGTGAACAAGTGTATTCCATTCTCTTTCACTGATGTTTCTGTTGGCTGCTTCTCGAAGTTGGTGACGAATTTCCCGCTCCAAAACATCCACATCATCTTTTGTTAAATAAACGGAAAAAAAAGTGTCCACTTTCTTTACTACTTTGGAAGTACCAAGAGATCCAAAAAGATTG of Leptospira mtsangambouensis contains these proteins:
- a CDS encoding peroxiredoxin, whose product is MALRLGDEAPNFQAETSEGKIDFHEYLGQGWGILFSHPKDYTPVCTTELGYVAKIKPEFEKRNVKVIALSVDPVDSHKGWISDINETQGTKVNYPIIADADRKVSNLYDMIHPNASETTTVRSVFVVGPDKKVKLTLTYPASTGRNFDELLRVIDSLQLTSQFSVATPANWKDGEDTIIVPSVSDEDAKKKFPKGFRTIKPYLRYTPQPNK
- the rsgA gene encoding ribosome small subunit-dependent GTPase A, with the protein product MIMLLSDLGWNSFFELSFDQYKNLGLSAMRIVRENREKYIACGELGEFNCEVSGKFRFNTESKSEFPTVGDWVVTSVIPNEKKAIIHALLPRKSVFSRKVPGQMTDEQVIAANIDIVFIITGLDLNYNLRRIERFLSIAWESKALPVVLLNKADLCPEAELRKIEVESIAIGVDVHTLSATQNTGIAILNQYIQRGKTIAFLGSSGVGKSTIINTLLGMEHLKVNEVSELGSRGRHTTTYRELILLPSGGMVIDTPGMRELQVWGDEEGLKSVFDDIENLSLNCRYRNCSHENEPGCAVQKAISENSLDPKRLESFLKLKKEYKYLEDRQTMKASAIEKANWKSISKLAKNIKKNGR
- a CDS encoding alpha/beta hydrolase, with translation MLDNENDLESLGPLQVLRVKGDPDAPTVVMFHGYGASAFDLYPIHEVLVTDQKFNWVFPHGHLSVPLMPGYSGRAWFPIDMAALEEAIRKNDFRNFADKDPEGMDVAREAAYLMLDALGIPWNQLILGGFSQGAMLATDLTLRKEEVSKGLMILSGALVNESLWKELAPKKSILRFFQSHGEFDPILGYANAKRLEKLLRNSGLLGEFIAFNGGHEIPAPVIQGISRYLNSLS
- a CDS encoding OsmC family protein, whose product is MNIKLSRIESPYVLEATNESGNSIRIDASPEIGGKNSGPRPMELLIMGLAGCSSIDVLMILNKHRIEVKDYSVEVDAEREKVEETNLFKNIHLKFKVKGDFKEEQVKRAIDLSLEKYCSVAKTLEKTAKITYEFELVS
- a CDS encoding adenylate/guanylate cyclase domain-containing protein, translated to MIQSGLTSVWKILSEGIRAKLAWFTGTLIALTILLLSIITVRQQTAILSESYEKQAAVSKNFIASLVMEIENISQNLIRIEEFKSRIERQREELKKYRTAKVVTKKKTVSVFGFKTNLFGSLGTSKVVKKVDTFFSVYLTKDDVDVLEREIRHQLREAANRNISEREWNTLVHLASSYVRNEEKYLEIQKQTPPEDPEAKTNWETNVKNLKKEIRNHKSQLDLFIAKFYADSKKRKLEELGLDTKLFRIQTFPLSAMIQGETSLASFDTQIIDNTSPLAKMDQFDQMEESLVESFQRLSDDISSLDENEKQYVYEWEEREIQALHSPLFRHQNSTKRAFNLSSVKSSLGDYREVIKEDYRITNELSELIPKLRDRIQFLKNAKPPIPPAKDKLFTSFYKSYEELITERDKIFDEVTTNYPIPLETWEKIEALRSLRDVTLEDWVLMKFKTDPTEYERYYQDPDAREIQRNRWKAIRKWILTAEQETPTKELKKLFPDGSFGHSRSESEEIMWKLDGTHLLESENVPNLVLRDNFSGLIRTLVDRTDGIRAIKDNRNQIVLTAITICLVAILFAIFISGVVVQKIRNIIRSAEDVGHGNLHVHFDDGGNDEFGNLTVALNQMVSGLKEREKMRGVLGSMVDPVVVGEALKDLEKLKQGSEKIITAFFSDIAGFSTISEKLNSKELANLLNEYLSAMTIILKHHDGVLDKYIGDAIVGVFNAPLDVENHCLKAVSASVEMRDKLEVLKAEWIEKDKYIPEAHTMKFRIGLNMGYAKVGFMGTDALASYTMMGDTVNLAARLEAAGKDYGVCILVSEFVHDEVKDHFFTRKLDIVRVKGKTKPVTLYEVRAKKGDETEEDHKFVEAYETALFSYLNRKFEEAGKKFYTLLTTNGDEACKLLWERCQYYLETPPEPDWDGAFTRTKK
- a CDS encoding DUF547 domain-containing protein encodes the protein MKQFLFTFLCIGLWQGAFAQGFDHKHSVWDSILKKNVKNGLVSYKGIQSEEGSFKQYLESLSKVTEAQYQGFNEKEKISFLINAYNAFTVKLILDHYPVESITEIGSPFSKINLARGIPWKKEFYTLLGKSRHLDWIEHEKLRKDFNEPRIHFAIVCASIGCPYLVSEAYTPNSLEKQLQSAKLGFLKNPKKNFYDKTTNTLYLSKIFNWFQTDFTKKTTLIQYVQEGFEETIKPDAKIVYNEYSWDLNELK
- the dinB gene encoding DNA polymerase IV; its protein translation is MEMKKIIHIDMDAFYASVEQRDFPEMRGKPVVVGGSPHSRGVVCAASYEARKFGVRSAIPCFQAYKLCPDAIFTPPRFEVYKSISKEIRSVFLEYTDLVEPLSLDEAYLDVTSNKLQIPLASTIAKEIRKKIFDRTGLTCSAGVAQNKFLAKMASEKNKPNGLYVVLPGDEEKFLDEIPLYSFFGIGKKTYERLSQLGYTKGSELRKAEESFLVGEFGKMGAVFYRMARGLDDREVIPFRDPKSIGVETTFSHDSEDFAYLLLTLENLSKELELRMGRKNKQGKTLTLKIKFEDFTVKQKSISSESVFYLADNLFQQSSNLLANVWKENTEPMKKIRLLGISVTNFSSDSKNEDQPSLFG